A window of Pedobacter lusitanus contains these coding sequences:
- a CDS encoding DUF4274 domain-containing protein, with product MTITFTRRNKNKVSDAIDGKVSYKKLTAEEWHQFVQNYNYDDGNAPFEWLIRQKICDKGTALCLYWHLQPDFYCHEKNKTDIIDQDYLLIQEIEKNFSDNFYESEQFSFDPIESDFFDSSTNTACIPKIMLEKTNGILFNRIELEVAFLRNPNEKELKTIDKKVKNAVLIIQEIMPDFVYDNTEVAIDAIVKSVEYWKGKDLGKMTIKNLSYLWLDCLHKKYEWDWIMWDWETGASFGVTNKTKELTCLADTIINHTIDDFQPTSIISDLFKELNGISNIMEMKRDPYSGIGLLFSSDHLAFYE from the coding sequence ATGACAATAACCTTTACCAGAAGAAATAAGAATAAAGTTTCTGATGCAATTGATGGAAAAGTGTCTTATAAAAAACTTACGGCAGAAGAATGGCACCAGTTTGTACAGAATTATAATTATGATGATGGAAATGCACCATTTGAATGGCTAATTCGGCAAAAAATATGCGATAAAGGAACTGCATTGTGCTTGTATTGGCATTTGCAGCCTGATTTCTATTGCCATGAAAAAAACAAAACTGACATCATTGATCAAGACTATCTGCTTATTCAGGAAATCGAGAAAAATTTTTCAGACAATTTTTACGAAAGCGAACAATTTTCATTTGACCCTATCGAAAGTGATTTTTTCGACTCAAGTACAAATACGGCTTGTATTCCAAAAATTATGCTGGAAAAAACAAATGGCATCCTATTTAATAGAATAGAATTAGAGGTTGCTTTTTTGCGAAATCCAAATGAAAAAGAGCTGAAAACTATTGATAAAAAGGTTAAGAATGCCGTTTTAATCATTCAAGAAATAATGCCTGATTTTGTTTATGATAACACAGAAGTGGCAATTGATGCAATAGTCAAGAGTGTGGAATACTGGAAAGGAAAAGATTTAGGAAAGATGACAATTAAAAATCTATCATATTTATGGCTGGACTGTTTGCATAAAAAATATGAATGGGATTGGATAATGTGGGATTGGGAAACCGGTGCTAGTTTTGGTGTAACCAATAAAACCAAAGAACTTACGTGTTTGGCCGATACAATAATTAATCATACAATTGATGACTTTCAGCCAACATCTATAATATCGGATTTATTTAAAGAATTAAATGGAATTTCAAACATTATGGAGATGAAACGAGATCCGTACAGTGGAATTGGACTATTATTTTCATCTGATCATCTGGCCTTCTACGAATAA
- a CDS encoding TetR/AcrR family transcriptional regulator, which produces MTRKITNGPLRNKERTKDKLMNAVGAILKKEGFRGLNVSKVATKANLDRKLIYDYFGSMEGLVKEYLNSRDFYSIDINQTKEIVEQGRSDMGKETLCNLLESQLDSLVANEELRRIISWGVCESSKALEELNEKREFLGEQFFSEITDGYFKNKDQNIRPVVGLLIGGIYYMTLIANTNNGLVCGLDIRKKEAQEEIKKTIKQIIEWAYA; this is translated from the coding sequence ATGACCAGAAAGATAACGAATGGCCCTCTCAGAAATAAGGAAAGGACAAAAGATAAACTGATGAATGCAGTTGGGGCGATTTTAAAGAAAGAAGGTTTCAGGGGCTTAAATGTAAGTAAGGTGGCGACAAAGGCAAATCTGGACCGGAAACTTATTTACGATTACTTTGGCAGTATGGAAGGTTTGGTAAAAGAATATCTGAACAGCCGTGACTTTTATTCAATAGACATTAACCAGACAAAGGAGATAGTTGAACAAGGTAGAAGTGATATGGGAAAAGAAACGTTATGTAATTTGCTGGAGAGCCAGCTTGATTCTCTTGTTGCCAATGAAGAGTTACGCAGGATCATAAGCTGGGGGGTATGTGAAAGTTCAAAGGCCTTAGAAGAATTAAACGAAAAGCGTGAGTTTTTGGGCGAACAGTTTTTCTCTGAAATTACTGACGGGTATTTTAAGAATAAAGACCAAAATATAAGACCAGTTGTGGGGTTGCTGATTGGAGGTATTTATTATATGACTTTAATTGCCAATACTAATAACGGCCTTGTATGCGGACTTGATATTCGAAAAAAGGAAGCACAGGAAGAAATAAAGAAGACCATTAAACAGATTATTGAGTGGGCCTATGCTTAA
- a CDS encoding M28 family peptidase — MKAICGIIVFLLSVSSLSAQNKQRMASVINTDNLKKNLYILAGAEMEGRETGTRGQAKAAGFIADYYKQIGLAPGNNGNYFQNYPLIKDSVEYSVIKVNGQEFKYHADFTFPLTLNKQEKVTASEVIWGGYGITDSSFNNLAGIDAKGKILLVLSGEPGTHRPSRWSNFSAGAKLRAVAAAKAGARAVFIIDSTFSTAQNKFAGSISIRPAEESGTTKAVTNVYIISKAIAKVITGDQYEHLIQKADQVAPVDFHKTLSISVVQLMHHESLQSSNVLAYLPGTDKKEELLIVSAHYDHLGIREGKIYFGADDNASGTASVLELARIFTKAKAEGKGPRRSILFLNVSGEEEGLWGSDYYTSHPVYPLSSTVADLNTDMIGRVDTLHTPLDSNYIYIIGDNKLSSALRPINENNNNTFTKLKLDYKYNDPSDPEKIYYRSDHYNFAKNNIPIVFFFDGINKDYHKFTDTPDLINYGLMTKRLKLVFYDAWDIANREEMLVVDRHEK; from the coding sequence ATGAAAGCAATTTGTGGCATTATAGTATTTCTTTTAAGTGTTTCTTCGTTATCCGCTCAGAATAAACAGAGAATGGCCAGTGTAATTAATACGGATAATCTGAAAAAAAACCTGTATATCCTCGCGGGAGCAGAAATGGAAGGCCGCGAAACCGGAACCAGAGGACAAGCAAAAGCCGCTGGGTTTATTGCCGATTATTATAAACAAATTGGATTGGCCCCAGGGAACAATGGGAACTACTTCCAAAACTATCCTTTGATTAAAGATAGTGTGGAATATAGTGTGATCAAGGTTAACGGTCAGGAGTTTAAGTATCATGCCGACTTTACTTTTCCGTTAACGCTAAATAAACAGGAAAAGGTTACTGCTTCAGAGGTCATTTGGGGAGGTTATGGCATCACGGATTCCTCATTCAATAATTTGGCGGGTATAGATGCAAAAGGGAAGATCTTATTGGTATTGAGTGGAGAACCAGGTACACACAGGCCATCACGGTGGAGCAATTTTAGTGCGGGCGCCAAATTGCGGGCAGTGGCAGCAGCCAAAGCAGGGGCAAGGGCCGTATTTATAATTGATTCTACCTTTTCTACCGCTCAGAACAAGTTTGCTGGCTCTATCTCTATCAGGCCCGCGGAAGAGAGTGGGACAACAAAGGCGGTTACAAATGTATATATCATCTCTAAAGCCATTGCAAAAGTCATAACTGGAGATCAATACGAGCACCTGATCCAAAAAGCAGATCAGGTGGCCCCGGTCGACTTTCATAAAACGCTTTCGATCTCTGTAGTACAGCTGATGCACCATGAAAGCTTACAATCCAGTAACGTTTTGGCCTATCTGCCTGGAACCGATAAAAAGGAAGAACTGCTCATTGTTTCTGCGCACTATGATCATCTCGGGATCCGCGAAGGGAAAATCTATTTTGGTGCGGATGACAATGCTTCAGGAACGGCATCAGTACTGGAGCTTGCACGGATTTTTACGAAAGCAAAGGCTGAAGGCAAGGGGCCCCGGCGCAGCATTCTTTTTCTGAATGTTTCTGGAGAAGAGGAGGGTTTATGGGGATCGGACTATTATACTTCTCATCCTGTATATCCGCTGAGCAGTACAGTGGCAGACTTAAATACGGATATGATAGGCAGGGTGGATACTTTGCATACACCGCTGGACAGCAATTATATCTATATTATTGGTGATAACAAACTGAGTTCTGCATTGCGACCTATTAATGAAAACAACAATAATACTTTTACAAAACTGAAATTGGATTATAAATACAACGATCCTTCAGATCCTGAAAAGATCTATTACCGTTCGGATCATTATAACTTCGCAAAAAACAACATCCCTATTGTTTTCTTTTTTGATGGAATTAATAAGGATTACCACAAGTTTACAGATACGCCTGATCTAATCAATTATGGGCTAATGACCAAAAGATTGAAGCTTGTTTTTTATGATGCCTGGGATATTGCCAACCGGGAAGAAATGTTGGTAGTAGACCGGCATGAAAAATAA
- a CDS encoding YybH family protein, producing MNIQTLINDWIAAGNAFDTERYLSFYLEDAVLDDPSVGKVFKGRREIKKYFDSYFIGYNTRTELVNLDIINNSQAHIEVKFSGNFSEVSIGGLFHLTFKEGKIAFVKADLIH from the coding sequence ATGAATATACAGACTTTAATTAACGACTGGATTGCCGCTGGCAATGCATTTGATACAGAGCGGTACCTGAGTTTTTACTTAGAGGATGCCGTACTGGACGATCCCTCGGTCGGGAAGGTATTTAAAGGCCGCAGAGAGATAAAAAAATATTTTGACAGCTATTTTATCGGGTACAATACGCGGACAGAACTGGTAAACTTAGATATAATTAATAACAGCCAAGCCCATATCGAAGTAAAGTTTTCAGGCAATTTTTCTGAGGTGAGCATTGGTGGTCTTTTCCACCTTACTTTTAAGGAAGGGAAAATAGCTTTTGTAAAGGCTGATCTTATACACTAA
- a CDS encoding TonB-dependent receptor domain-containing protein, translating to MNLHKIKSSLIVLFVLGIVFSSSAQSDRKIKGFVKDAITLESIPFASVVLLDKMTSTIIKSIQTDTTGLFILDQLPDGLFKCKVSYIGYQSVVKDSVVISSVDRTVNFGNILINPGKGNLLSEVTIIGPSNHTQIGLDKKKFSVEQSLVSKGGSATDLLQNIPTVSVDATGNVNLRGSSNVNVLIDGKPSLIAGGNVTQILQSLPASAIESIEVITNPSAKYDAEGESGIINIVLKKNKKLGLIGAVEATAGTRNNYNGNASLSFQNSKVNVYGNYSYRNSTTVSNGHQNISYLRPADSVAFSNETFPSKSINKGHNIKAGIDYYLTDKNVFSFFGGYNSLKTDRSEVLNIDLLNASNLPIKLSRHDNLTKGTGSNYDLNLDFTKTFHKPGEELVLSAGYAHGINDNFQSLISNIYAVNGQVVQKSPVTLDNENNNRNHYYNIKADFTLPIGQTGKIEAGYRSQIRLDYRDQLSYNFSDTTGYEPNYPFTNTYNSKNQIHALYFNYSNQIKNFSYQIGLRGEAASQTATVNGYDSGNVKYSTPIKVINNRIYPSIVVGEKFSGEQQLQFSYSRRVTRPTMRNLNPLVDISDPVNYDTGNPNLLPEDIHLFELGYTKRWKVVTLTSGLYHRQTNDLIRHIETDPVKGVITTISQNIPHAYTTGLEFIGRFNLVKGWDFTANANVYQNKTEAAPQYGIDQSSGLSWNTNITNNIAIGKDLSLQIRGDYHAPDKIAPDSNHAIYGIDAGAKLNILHNNATLTLNGRDIFNTRKWGFLRESDAVLLDFERRTTSARASLTFTYRFGASTFRSKKIEHSSELNEG from the coding sequence ATGAATCTGCATAAAATTAAATCAAGTCTAATTGTTCTGTTTGTACTGGGGATTGTTTTTTCTTCATCCGCACAGAGCGATAGAAAAATAAAAGGCTTTGTAAAAGACGCCATCACCCTGGAAAGTATTCCTTTTGCTTCTGTCGTTTTACTGGATAAGATGACCAGTACCATAATCAAAAGTATTCAAACAGATACCACTGGTCTTTTTATCCTGGACCAATTGCCTGATGGCCTGTTTAAATGTAAGGTTAGCTATATAGGCTACCAATCTGTTGTGAAGGATAGTGTGGTGATCTCTTCCGTTGACAGGACCGTCAACTTTGGCAATATCCTGATCAATCCGGGGAAAGGAAACTTATTGTCTGAAGTAACCATTATCGGTCCATCCAATCATACGCAAATAGGCCTGGATAAAAAGAAGTTTTCGGTAGAACAGAGTTTAGTGAGCAAAGGTGGTTCGGCGACAGACCTGCTCCAAAATATACCAACGGTATCGGTTGATGCAACCGGGAATGTGAATTTGCGCGGTTCTTCTAATGTCAATGTTTTAATAGATGGCAAACCATCATTGATCGCTGGTGGCAATGTCACCCAGATCCTTCAGTCTTTACCTGCAAGTGCTATCGAAAGCATTGAAGTGATTACAAACCCCTCGGCAAAATATGATGCCGAAGGAGAATCAGGGATCATTAATATTGTGCTTAAGAAAAACAAAAAGCTGGGGTTGATTGGAGCTGTGGAAGCAACCGCAGGGACTAGAAACAATTACAATGGCAATGCAAGCTTGAGCTTCCAAAATAGTAAAGTAAATGTCTATGGAAATTACAGCTATCGGAACAGCACGACGGTGAGTAATGGCCATCAAAATATATCCTATTTACGACCGGCAGATTCAGTGGCCTTTTCCAATGAAACATTTCCTTCCAAAAGCATTAATAAAGGACATAACATAAAGGCTGGTATCGATTACTATCTGACGGATAAGAATGTGTTTAGTTTTTTCGGAGGCTATAACTCATTGAAAACTGACAGGAGCGAGGTCTTAAATATTGATCTGTTGAATGCTTCTAATTTGCCCATAAAGCTCAGTCGACATGATAACCTCACCAAAGGAACCGGAAGTAACTACGACTTAAATTTAGATTTCACCAAAACATTTCATAAACCCGGTGAAGAATTGGTATTGAGTGCTGGCTATGCACATGGCATCAATGATAATTTTCAAAGTCTGATTTCTAATATCTACGCTGTAAATGGACAAGTAGTTCAAAAAAGTCCGGTAACCCTTGACAATGAAAACAATAATCGCAATCATTATTATAATATAAAGGCAGATTTTACCTTGCCCATTGGCCAGACTGGAAAAATTGAGGCAGGGTACCGCAGTCAGATCCGCCTGGATTATAGGGACCAGCTTTCCTACAATTTCAGCGATACGACCGGCTATGAACCCAATTATCCATTCACCAACACCTACAATAGTAAGAACCAGATCCATGCCCTTTACTTCAATTATTCGAATCAGATTAAAAATTTCAGTTATCAAATTGGCCTGAGGGGGGAGGCCGCCAGCCAGACTGCAACTGTGAATGGATATGACTCCGGGAATGTGAAATATAGCACACCCATAAAAGTAATCAACAACAGGATCTATCCAAGCATCGTCGTGGGAGAAAAATTTAGTGGCGAACAGCAGCTGCAATTCAGTTATTCCCGTAGAGTAACGCGGCCAACGATGCGCAATTTAAATCCTTTGGTTGATATTTCTGATCCAGTGAATTACGATACCGGCAATCCCAACTTGCTGCCAGAGGACATTCATTTATTTGAATTGGGCTATACGAAGCGCTGGAAAGTGGTTACACTAACCTCTGGCCTGTACCATCGCCAAACAAATGATCTGATCAGACATATAGAAACTGATCCCGTAAAAGGGGTGATTACTACCATCTCACAAAATATACCTCATGCATATACTACTGGTCTGGAGTTTATTGGCCGGTTTAACCTAGTGAAAGGATGGGATTTTACGGCCAACGCGAATGTATACCAAAATAAAACGGAAGCAGCCCCGCAGTATGGAATTGACCAAAGCAGTGGGTTGAGCTGGAATACAAATATTACCAATAATATTGCCATTGGTAAGGACCTTTCTTTACAGATCCGCGGAGATTACCATGCTCCGGATAAGATCGCGCCCGACAGCAACCATGCCATTTATGGGATAGATGCAGGTGCAAAACTCAATATTCTGCACAATAATGCGACGTTAACCCTCAATGGCCGGGATATCTTCAATACACGTAAATGGGGTTTTCTAAGAGAGAGTGATGCTGTTTTACTGGATTTTGAACGCAGGACGACAAGTGCCAGGGCAAGTTTGACTTTTACATATCGTTTTGGCGCAAGCACATTCCGGTCTAAAAAAATAGAACATTCCAGTGAACTTAACGAAGGTTAA
- a CDS encoding AraC family transcriptional regulator — MVKENLYQPFEIDFKEVEEFPKAVYRNNFFKLIYIVDGTGVQYINQYDFNYRKGNLFLITPEDSYSFIIQEKTTFFFLSFNDIYIRPKASKENDWVQRMEYILQNASHRPGCILKNRADKPLIASLVQAIFNEHTFLQIYHVKIIQQIVNTLILVVARNIALKLPKNVKENTGEAVLDILHYIQQNIFEQGKLRSETISQTFGISLTYLGRYFKKQTGETLQQYISNYKLRLIETRLLHSDMRINEIANELNFTDESHLHRIFKKYKGLSPSEYRKKYT, encoded by the coding sequence ATGGTAAAAGAGAATTTGTATCAGCCTTTTGAAATTGATTTTAAGGAAGTGGAGGAGTTCCCTAAAGCAGTGTACAGGAATAATTTTTTTAAGCTCATATATATTGTGGATGGAACCGGAGTACAGTACATCAACCAATATGATTTTAATTACCGAAAGGGGAACCTTTTTCTAATTACTCCGGAGGATAGTTATTCTTTTATTATACAAGAGAAGACCACCTTCTTTTTTTTGAGCTTCAATGATATTTATATCCGACCGAAAGCCAGTAAGGAAAATGACTGGGTGCAGCGTATGGAGTACATTCTTCAAAATGCGAGTCACCGCCCGGGATGTATTTTGAAGAATAGGGCAGATAAGCCATTGATTGCTTCATTAGTGCAGGCTATTTTTAATGAACATACTTTTTTACAGATCTACCATGTAAAGATCATACAACAGATTGTAAATACCCTGATACTGGTGGTGGCAAGGAATATTGCCCTGAAACTTCCAAAAAACGTCAAAGAGAATACTGGGGAAGCTGTACTCGATATCCTGCATTATATTCAACAGAATATATTTGAACAGGGAAAATTGAGATCGGAAACTATTAGCCAGACCTTTGGTATTTCACTGACCTATCTGGGCCGCTATTTTAAAAAACAAACTGGTGAAACCTTACAGCAATACATCTCAAACTATAAACTGAGGCTGATAGAAACCAGGCTTTTACATAGTGATATGCGGATCAATGAGATTGCCAACGAACTTAACTTTACTGATGAAAGTCATTTGCACCGGATCTTTAAAAAATACAAAGGATTAAGTCCATCCGAATATCGAAAAAAGTACACTTAG
- a CDS encoding DUF2911 domain-containing protein — MKSVVSFLAVGIVSVSAFAQNPKPRVSPPETVSGKIKQAKIIISYSSPSVKGRKIWGELVPYNQVWRAGANEATTFETDRDIKVQGKLLPAGKYSFFLIPKENMTWIAVFNKEPKQWGAFKCDETKDQLRVEVSPKVLKNVQENLVYEINSKGFSLNWEKASVPFSIK, encoded by the coding sequence ATGAAAAGTGTAGTATCATTCCTTGCAGTAGGTATTGTTTCCGTAAGTGCATTTGCACAAAACCCTAAACCACGTGTAAGTCCGCCTGAAACCGTATCGGGGAAAATTAAACAGGCAAAAATTATCATCAGCTATAGCAGTCCGTCTGTGAAGGGCCGTAAAATATGGGGAGAACTGGTGCCCTATAATCAGGTATGGCGGGCAGGAGCGAATGAAGCAACAACCTTTGAAACGGATCGGGATATCAAAGTGCAGGGGAAGCTGTTGCCAGCCGGAAAGTATAGTTTTTTTCTCATTCCTAAAGAAAACATGACCTGGATAGCGGTTTTTAACAAAGAGCCTAAACAATGGGGGGCTTTCAAATGCGATGAAACCAAAGATCAGCTGAGGGTAGAGGTTAGTCCGAAGGTATTAAAGAATGTCCAGGAAAACCTTGTTTATGAGATCAATTCAAAAGGTTTTTCTCTAAACTGGGAAAAAGCATCTGTACCGTTTTCAATCAAATAA
- a CDS encoding MazG-like protein, protein MKNDSFEIIIARSLALREKYHSLEVEHHGSEWSVEEDALAFLTDAALVGRNIMSQQNRWPKSSSEKELEHKLGESIWWLIVLAERSGIDIKQAVGNFLDKTEGMMPG, encoded by the coding sequence ATGAAAAATGATTCTTTTGAAATCATAATCGCCCGTTCCCTGGCATTAAGGGAAAAATATCATTCGCTTGAGGTTGAACACCACGGTAGCGAGTGGTCCGTAGAAGAAGATGCGCTGGCATTTTTAACTGATGCAGCACTAGTGGGAAGAAATATCATGTCACAGCAGAATAGATGGCCCAAAAGCAGTTCTGAAAAGGAGTTGGAACATAAACTCGGTGAGAGTATCTGGTGGCTGATTGTCCTTGCGGAACGGTCGGGAATTGATATCAAACAGGCTGTTGGAAATTTTTTGGACAAAACAGAAGGAATGATGCCAGGATGA
- a CDS encoding winged helix-turn-helix transcriptional regulator, which produces MEELRCESKPGIDKQLALKDALELLSGKWKVCILTNLYHSGTLRFKDIIEISKGITPKVLSKELQQLEENLLITRTVNNTKPVTVSYALTHYAIETQPVIKALIEFGLKHRAEIKKIF; this is translated from the coding sequence ATGGAAGAACTAAGATGTGAATCAAAACCGGGTATCGATAAGCAACTAGCATTGAAAGATGCACTTGAGTTACTGAGTGGTAAATGGAAGGTCTGTATTTTGACGAATCTATACCATAGTGGAACGCTGCGCTTTAAAGACATTATAGAGATCTCTAAGGGTATTACACCAAAAGTACTGTCTAAAGAGCTGCAGCAATTGGAGGAAAACCTGCTGATCACCCGAACTGTAAATAACACAAAACCGGTCACGGTATCTTATGCACTAACTCATTACGCTATTGAAACGCAGCCAGTCATTAAAGCGCTGATCGAGTTCGGATTAAAGCACAGGGCGGAGATCAAAAAGATTTTTTAG
- a CDS encoding TfoX/Sxy family protein, producing the protein MATDQKYVDYIIDQINHPAGVTYKKMFGEYGLYAGIRIFALVCDNRLLIKPTEAGKAFIGKPNLASPFPGAKSYFLIQEELEDHNWISGLVKVTVNELPDPKPKKRKNV; encoded by the coding sequence ATGGCAACGGATCAGAAATACGTAGATTATATCATCGACCAGATTAATCATCCCGCTGGCGTCACCTATAAAAAAATGTTCGGTGAGTACGGTCTATATGCCGGAATTCGGATTTTTGCACTGGTATGTGACAACCGGCTACTGATCAAACCCACAGAAGCGGGCAAAGCATTTATTGGAAAACCAAACTTAGCATCCCCCTTTCCCGGAGCAAAGTCATACTTTTTAATACAAGAGGAATTGGAAGATCATAACTGGATTTCTGGCCTGGTAAAAGTTACAGTAAATGAGCTCCCTGATCCTAAGCCAAAAAAAAGAAAAAACGTTTAA
- a CDS encoding SDR family oxidoreductase, whose protein sequence is MKHTIKSSLKGKQVVLLGGSSGIGLATALAVAREGASIVIVSSSQRRINNALSILPKNSRGFAADLGDEKQIEELFKKTGKFDHLIFTAGDELKFRELSVLDIDEAKQSINLRFWGSIMAAKYGAPLIRKGGSITLTTGAIGKRPRTGTVVIAGMASAIDGLTRSLAFELAPIRVNAVCAGTVRTNLLANMPELEREVLFNKVGSKLLTGKIGDANDLAEAYLYLMRGSFTTGQVIVVDGGSLLV, encoded by the coding sequence ATGAAACATACAATAAAAAGCAGTCTTAAAGGTAAGCAAGTCGTTCTATTAGGAGGCTCATCGGGGATTGGTCTGGCCACGGCCTTAGCAGTGGCCAGGGAAGGTGCATCTATAGTAATAGTTTCCAGTAGCCAGCGACGGATCAACAATGCCTTATCCATATTGCCAAAAAACAGCAGAGGTTTCGCCGCTGATCTTGGAGACGAAAAACAAATTGAAGAGCTATTTAAGAAAACCGGCAAATTCGACCACCTTATTTTCACAGCTGGTGACGAATTGAAATTCCGCGAGTTATCCGTATTAGATATCGATGAGGCAAAGCAGTCAATCAACCTGCGTTTTTGGGGTTCAATTATGGCTGCAAAGTATGGGGCACCGCTGATCCGGAAGGGAGGATCAATAACCTTAACGACAGGTGCAATTGGGAAAAGGCCAAGAACAGGAACAGTCGTAATCGCCGGAATGGCGAGTGCTATTGATGGGCTCACTCGCTCACTTGCATTTGAACTTGCACCAATAAGAGTTAACGCAGTTTGCGCAGGAACAGTGAGGACTAATTTGTTAGCAAATATGCCAGAATTAGAAAGGGAGGTGTTATTTAACAAGGTTGGAAGTAAACTTTTAACCGGTAAAATTGGCGATGCAAATGATCTGGCAGAAGCTTATTTATACCTAATGCGCGGGAGTTTCACCACAGGTCAGGTAATAGTTGTTGATGGTGGGAGTTTACTAGTATGA
- a CDS encoding DUF1826 domain-containing protein — MKNKFSDNNQTETVSSFSDLVNTNFQGSVNAVCWSRNLVGDFKEIVSKLQLKENITEVSIEDLLALQLSEKGNMARETILSDLHLLTDFGALPSLNLLKNYERDEELDFISTDVYSYHVDRSTIGTDTFLCTYYGAASEILHSNQVEQKILIPEIREKLKKLHNGSEAEFESFLKEYYFDLHYQPKPNAQPISLGSGHLWRIAVDHPEQKVSPCVHRAPIENDGEYRLLLIC; from the coding sequence ATGAAAAATAAATTCTCTGACAACAATCAAACTGAAACGGTTTCCAGTTTTTCGGATCTTGTAAACACCAATTTTCAAGGATCTGTGAATGCAGTTTGCTGGTCCAGAAATTTAGTTGGAGATTTTAAAGAAATTGTATCTAAACTTCAATTAAAAGAGAATATTACAGAAGTTTCCATTGAAGATCTTTTAGCGCTTCAATTATCAGAAAAAGGTAATATGGCAAGAGAAACTATCTTAAGTGACTTGCATTTATTAACAGATTTCGGAGCATTACCATCACTCAACTTACTTAAAAATTACGAACGGGATGAGGAGTTAGACTTCATTTCAACAGATGTGTATTCTTATCATGTAGATCGTTCAACCATTGGAACAGATACATTTCTATGTACCTATTATGGCGCTGCAAGTGAGATCCTACATAGCAATCAGGTTGAACAAAAAATATTGATTCCTGAAATTCGGGAAAAACTCAAAAAATTACATAATGGTTCAGAAGCAGAATTTGAAAGCTTTTTGAAGGAATATTATTTTGATCTGCATTATCAGCCTAAACCCAATGCTCAGCCAATAAGTTTAGGATCAGGTCATCTTTGGAGAATAGCAGTAGATCATCCTGAACAAAAAGTATCACCGTGTGTTCATCGGGCACCTATAGAAAATGACGGTGAATATAGGTTGCTTCTGATTTGTTAA